The Chitinophagales bacterium genome has a window encoding:
- the apaG gene encoding Co2+/Mg2+ efflux protein ApaG: MVQQVTQGVSITVETFYQPEQSNPLTNEYLHAYRITIENMSPMPVQLISRHWYIADTFYGTEVREVVGDGVVGEQPIMQPGEIYQYISAANLRSDIGKMYGTYEMENLFNKSRFTVNIPEFQLEAPFKGN; encoded by the coding sequence ATGGTACAACAGGTAACACAAGGAGTAAGCATAACTGTAGAAACATTCTACCAACCTGAACAGTCGAACCCTCTGACGAATGAATACCTGCATGCCTATCGTATCACTATAGAAAATATGAGCCCAATGCCTGTACAGCTCATCAGTCGTCACTGGTATATTGCAGATACATTTTATGGTACAGAAGTTCGCGAAGTGGTGGGCGATGGCGTAGTAGGTGAGCAACCCATTATGCAGCCCGGCGAAATATACCAATACATTTCTGCTGCAAACCTCCGCTCAGACATCGGTAAGATGTACGGCACCTACGAGATGGAGAACCTCTTCAACAAATCACGTTTCACGGTAAACATTCCCGAGTTTCAGCTGGAAGCTCCGTTCAAGGGGAATTAA
- a CDS encoding amidohydrolase, translating to MKKILLGLSLLLTACNQKEQVDTIITAAGIYTCDSQFSTKQAIAIKDGKILATDSKENILKHYTAKELIDVPDKWVFPGFIDAHCHFSGYALQQYKCDLVGTNSFEEVLEHLQDYEKENKLSWIYARGWDQNDWEIKQFPDNTELDRLFPDKPVILKRIDGHAVLCNSKALQLAGINSKTVINGGIIEKKNGRLTGILIDNATGPVEKLIPALPDSVAVKYLQQAERECFSLGLTGVVDCGVKAPIIKQLFALYKNGQLQIGNSLLLDQEKNTLDEYAPKGPYKKGQIQINGIKLYADGALGSRGACLLKPYSDMPGHYGMLLSDIDKMEEVAKLAKATHLQLCTHAIGDSANHAILRLYSKFLPENNDLRWRIEHAQVVDYQDYNMFGKYKIIPSVQPTHAISDMPWAGERLGEERLPEAYAYKRLLDQNGWIALGTDFPVEQINPFATFYTAVARKDKDGDPENGFMKENALSRKEALMGMTSWAAKSVFLEKETGSLEIGKQADLIILDKDIMNIPEKELLSTKVLYTIVKGKIVYNKKGAE from the coding sequence ATGAAAAAAATTCTACTAGGGTTATCCCTGTTATTGACTGCCTGTAATCAAAAAGAACAGGTAGACACCATAATTACGGCCGCGGGAATATATACCTGTGATAGCCAATTCAGTACAAAACAGGCTATAGCCATAAAAGATGGGAAAATCCTGGCTACGGATAGCAAAGAAAACATCCTGAAACACTATACAGCAAAGGAGCTTATTGATGTACCGGACAAATGGGTATTTCCAGGCTTTATTGATGCTCATTGCCACTTTTCAGGATATGCTTTGCAGCAGTATAAGTGCGACCTGGTAGGAACTAACTCTTTTGAGGAAGTACTGGAGCATCTACAGGACTATGAAAAAGAAAATAAACTTAGCTGGATCTATGCCCGTGGTTGGGATCAGAATGACTGGGAGATAAAACAATTCCCCGATAATACGGAGTTGGACAGGTTATTCCCTGACAAACCGGTGATACTTAAAAGGATCGACGGACACGCTGTATTATGCAACAGTAAAGCATTACAATTGGCAGGCATTAATAGCAAAACAGTAATCAATGGGGGCATTATTGAAAAGAAAAACGGAAGACTTACCGGAATCCTGATAGACAATGCAACAGGCCCTGTAGAAAAATTAATACCTGCTCTTCCCGATTCGGTAGCTGTAAAATATTTGCAGCAGGCAGAGCGTGAATGTTTCTCTTTAGGACTTACAGGTGTAGTTGATTGCGGAGTCAAGGCACCAATAATAAAACAACTATTTGCATTGTATAAAAATGGCCAACTGCAAATAGGAAACTCACTGCTGCTGGACCAGGAAAAAAACACCTTAGATGAGTATGCTCCTAAAGGTCCATACAAAAAAGGGCAGATACAGATCAACGGTATAAAATTATATGCTGATGGTGCACTTGGCTCAAGAGGTGCATGTTTACTAAAACCATACTCAGATATGCCGGGTCATTATGGTATGCTCCTGTCTGATATTGATAAAATGGAAGAAGTTGCAAAGCTCGCTAAAGCCACTCATTTGCAGCTGTGCACACATGCTATAGGGGACAGTGCAAACCACGCGATTCTCAGGCTTTATAGCAAATTTCTACCTGAAAATAACGACCTGAGATGGCGTATAGAACACGCACAAGTTGTTGATTATCAAGACTATAACATGTTCGGAAAGTATAAAATAATACCCTCTGTACAACCGACTCATGCCATATCAGATATGCCATGGGCGGGTGAAAGATTAGGAGAGGAGAGATTACCCGAGGCTTATGCCTATAAAAGACTTTTAGACCAGAATGGTTGGATAGCACTAGGTACGGATTTCCCTGTGGAACAAATAAACCCCTTTGCAACATTTTATACCGCAGTTGCAAGAAAAGATAAAGACGGAGATCCGGAAAATGGTTTCATGAAAGAAAATGCACTGAGTAGAAAAGAAGCGCTTATGGGTATGACCTCCTGGGCAGCGAAAAGTGTATTCCTGGAAAAAGAAACAGGTAGCTTAGAAATAGGAAAACAAGCTGACCTTATTATACTTGATAAAGACATCATGAATATTCCTGAAAAAGAATTGCTCTCAACAAAAGTGTTATACACCATAGTAAAAGGA
- a CDS encoding gliding motility-associated C-terminal domain-containing protein has protein sequence MKKFTFLAICLLVLSASLFSSNAKASHAAGGELVYEWLQGTTYRFYFKFYRDCSGSAEPGAVTLCFNNPCTNTSGSRTMQKLTTLPGNLPNGAQVSTGCANQKNTCDSLQSPIPGYREWWYSVDYTLPSACSSWTFSVTVAVRNPSANIVGLPNFYVETVLNSVDAPGNSSPVFSVKPVPYVCLNQFYNYNNGGVDPNGDSVAFEVLTPLTSSGNCASSPSSCSYQSASPSLSIPTNPFQTNNTFTISNTTGELGFTPALLGAHTVSIRAKEYRNSVFIGSVMRDIQVQVITCTGTNTTPTITNDPASVSGAATYSGGTVIGCATKQFSFCFDIKSTDTAAHLVATDNHGVAMPGSTISYTNLQKDSVRACVTWTPSATDTGTRVFVVTVKDSSCASGGVPINYAITVPLYVWAVTKAIKDTTICAGQSVTLNAVGGTQYVWSVVPGGSPINSLSCTACKNPVATPSTTTRYVVNSNSAQICGQNTDTLTVTVLPLPNATATSNSPVCPGDTLKLYGGTVAGATYSWTGPNSFTSTSQNPVIPNASTVNSGFYGLTVTGSNGCVSDVFNMQVYVGPPAGPAASSNNPVCLNNQLILTASTVSGTTVTYHWSGPNGFTSTSQNPIRNNVTYADSGKYFVYAIKDGCQSFSDSVSITVNPLPAAPVATLDTVRYCQNVVASPLTATGTNLKWYNVPTGGTGSSTLSPSTLVAGTFKYYVSQTDGNGCEGPRDSVVAIITAKPNAPTVVANQSYCQGATIPQLTATGTNLKWYVVPIGGSPLSSAPTPSSATPGNSTYFVSQTNGSTGCESDRASITITIYATPAAPTIVSPVFYCVGGPATPTLASQVTGSNLKWYTVPTGGSGSTTAPVVSTSVPTNDTYYVSQTLNTCEGARGMIIAVVQANPAPPLTNDTTFCQFAPSGALTATGQNLKWYTSSSGGTGSTTAPTPSTASAGTFKYYVSQTINGCESPRDSITVTVNAKPQPPVGNDDSICQYTTPVAITATGSNLRWYDTAVGGFASTTAPVPATTIPGTYFWYVSQVINGCESDRDTVEIEIVPQPAAPTSDTVEYCLGGIAQPLTAMGTNLLWYTVPVGGVGSPTAPTPLTTTIGYTNYYVSQTINNCESPRDTLTVKVDTFVTVNLVISDKIFCLTDTIEVSQTGKMPDTSAFTWTWGGGNVISGDTSGPYTVKWDTAGIKTITVYAENNGCKASDTAKVEVLPLPESYFNMDAEVCVGKPLTMNLDTVLKGVSMYSYKWDSETSVIALRSGGGFTMKWNTVGKHIVTQTTISDSGCVSPVFADTVNVRDDPNAKIIRPDDNKICTRTELTLKGEPITTGGFYQYEWSPAELFLNNKSIEVTAKLSSSGYVKMTVTDEYGCTGSDSIYVAVKLCCKAILPSAFSPNNDGRNDKFGIISSGNYRISAFRIVNRYGREVFSTKNQHDRWDGTVNGEPQGIGTYYYYIKYSCEDDDADNEVEERGDVTLIR, from the coding sequence TTGAAAAAGTTTACTTTTCTGGCGATTTGCTTATTGGTTCTGTCAGCATCATTATTTTCCAGTAATGCAAAGGCATCGCATGCTGCAGGTGGTGAATTAGTGTACGAATGGCTGCAGGGTACGACCTACAGATTTTACTTTAAATTTTATCGTGACTGTTCCGGAAGTGCCGAGCCCGGCGCAGTTACCCTTTGCTTCAATAACCCCTGTACCAATACAAGTGGCAGCAGGACCATGCAGAAGCTAACAACCCTTCCGGGCAACCTGCCTAATGGCGCACAAGTATCAACAGGCTGTGCTAACCAGAAAAACACCTGCGATAGTCTCCAGTCTCCTATACCTGGATACAGGGAGTGGTGGTACAGTGTTGACTATACATTGCCATCAGCCTGTTCCAGCTGGACATTTTCGGTTACAGTTGCTGTAAGAAATCCATCGGCAAATATTGTTGGCCTGCCTAACTTTTATGTTGAAACGGTATTGAACAGTGTAGATGCGCCGGGTAACTCGTCCCCGGTATTTTCTGTTAAGCCGGTACCTTATGTTTGCCTTAACCAGTTCTACAATTATAACAATGGTGGTGTTGACCCGAACGGAGACTCTGTGGCATTTGAAGTATTAACACCGTTGACCAGCAGTGGTAACTGTGCTTCCAGTCCTTCAAGCTGCTCTTACCAATCCGCTTCGCCTTCGTTGTCTATTCCTACTAATCCATTCCAGACCAACAATACATTTACGATCAGTAACACAACAGGAGAGCTGGGCTTTACTCCGGCCCTGCTGGGTGCGCATACTGTTTCTATAAGGGCTAAGGAATACAGGAACAGTGTTTTTATAGGCTCTGTGATGAGGGATATCCAGGTGCAGGTGATCACCTGTACCGGTACCAACACCACTCCTACCATTACTAACGACCCGGCCAGTGTATCAGGCGCGGCAACGTATAGTGGTGGTACGGTAATCGGTTGTGCGACAAAACAATTTTCTTTCTGTTTTGACATAAAATCTACTGACACAGCAGCGCATCTTGTTGCTACTGATAACCATGGCGTAGCAATGCCGGGTTCTACTATCAGCTACACCAACCTCCAGAAAGATTCAGTAAGAGCTTGTGTAACATGGACACCATCTGCAACGGATACAGGCACACGTGTGTTCGTTGTAACAGTAAAAGATTCCAGTTGCGCCTCAGGTGGCGTACCTATCAACTATGCTATTACGGTGCCGTTGTATGTATGGGCTGTTACCAAAGCAATAAAAGATACAACCATATGTGCAGGACAAAGTGTAACACTGAACGCAGTAGGCGGTACACAATATGTATGGTCGGTTGTGCCGGGCGGTTCCCCAATTAACTCATTGAGTTGTACAGCCTGTAAAAACCCCGTGGCTACACCATCAACAACAACACGCTATGTAGTTAACTCGAACAGTGCACAGATATGCGGTCAGAATACAGACACGCTGACTGTTACGGTATTACCATTGCCCAATGCAACTGCAACCAGCAACAGTCCCGTTTGTCCGGGTGATACATTGAAACTATACGGAGGAACAGTAGCCGGTGCTACCTACAGTTGGACCGGGCCGAATAGTTTTACATCAACATCGCAAAACCCGGTGATACCTAATGCTTCTACAGTTAACTCCGGTTTCTATGGCCTTACAGTAACAGGAAGCAATGGTTGTGTTTCTGATGTGTTCAATATGCAGGTGTATGTAGGCCCGCCTGCGGGCCCTGCCGCATCCAGCAACAACCCTGTATGTTTGAATAATCAATTGATACTGACAGCATCTACCGTTTCGGGAACAACCGTGACCTATCACTGGAGTGGCCCTAATGGATTTACTTCGACATCACAGAACCCCATACGCAATAATGTGACCTATGCAGATTCAGGTAAGTATTTTGTTTATGCAATAAAAGATGGTTGTCAGTCTTTCTCGGATAGTGTAAGTATTACAGTCAATCCATTACCTGCGGCACCGGTAGCAACACTTGATACGGTAAGATATTGCCAGAACGTGGTAGCCAGTCCGCTGACAGCAACAGGTACTAACCTGAAATGGTATAATGTACCTACGGGAGGAACCGGATCTTCAACACTCAGCCCGTCAACACTGGTAGCAGGTACATTCAAATATTATGTTTCGCAGACAGATGGTAATGGTTGTGAAGGACCGCGTGATTCGGTGGTAGCCATAATTACTGCTAAACCTAATGCGCCAACTGTTGTTGCGAATCAATCATACTGCCAGGGCGCTACCATACCCCAGCTGACAGCGACAGGAACCAACCTGAAATGGTATGTAGTGCCTATCGGAGGTTCGCCCTTATCCAGTGCGCCTACACCTAGCTCAGCCACACCTGGCAACTCTACCTATTTCGTATCACAAACCAACGGCTCAACCGGTTGCGAAAGTGACCGTGCTTCAATAACAATAACCATATATGCTACCCCAGCTGCGCCAACTATTGTGTCGCCGGTGTTCTATTGTGTGGGCGGACCGGCAACACCTACACTTGCTTCGCAGGTAACTGGCAGCAACCTGAAATGGTATACTGTTCCCACAGGAGGATCCGGCAGCACTACCGCTCCTGTAGTAAGTACATCTGTGCCAACAAATGATACTTATTATGTATCGCAGACATTGAATACTTGTGAAGGTGCCAGGGGTATGATAATAGCAGTTGTACAGGCCAACCCGGCCCCGCCGCTGACAAATGATACCACTTTCTGCCAGTTTGCACCTTCGGGCGCGCTGACCGCAACCGGGCAAAACCTGAAATGGTATACCTCATCATCAGGAGGTACGGGTAGCACAACGGCTCCTACGCCTTCTACAGCTTCGGCAGGTACATTCAAATATTATGTATCACAAACCATCAATGGTTGTGAAAGTCCGCGCGACTCAATAACTGTAACGGTGAATGCCAAACCGCAACCACCTGTTGGCAACGACGATTCAATATGCCAGTATACCACACCGGTTGCTATCACAGCTACTGGTTCTAATCTGCGTTGGTATGATACAGCAGTAGGTGGTTTCGCCAGCACAACTGCTCCGGTACCGGCAACCACCATACCGGGTACCTATTTCTGGTATGTAAGCCAGGTGATCAATGGTTGTGAAAGTGATCGTGATACCGTAGAAATAGAAATAGTACCGCAGCCAGCTGCGCCGACATCTGATACGGTAGAGTATTGCCTGGGAGGTATTGCCCAACCGTTGACGGCGATGGGAACGAACCTGCTGTGGTATACAGTGCCCGTGGGAGGAGTAGGTAGCCCGACAGCGCCAACACCACTCACTACCACTATCGGTTATACAAATTATTATGTATCGCAAACGATCAATAATTGTGAAAGTCCGCGTGATACGCTTACCGTGAAAGTGGACACGTTTGTAACCGTGAATCTTGTGATAAGCGATAAGATATTCTGTCTTACAGATACTATCGAGGTGAGCCAGACAGGTAAGATGCCGGACACCAGTGCATTTACTTGGACATGGGGGGGCGGTAATGTTATCAGCGGTGATACATCAGGTCCGTATACTGTGAAATGGGATACGGCAGGCATAAAAACGATAACCGTATATGCTGAGAACAATGGATGTAAAGCATCTGATACTGCTAAGGTTGAGGTGTTGCCGTTGCCGGAATCTTATTTCAATATGGATGCGGAAGTGTGTGTGGGCAAGCCATTGACGATGAACCTGGATACTGTTCTTAAAGGGGTATCCATGTACAGCTACAAGTGGGATAGTGAGACCAGTGTAATCGCGCTCAGGTCTGGCGGTGGATTTACGATGAAATGGAATACTGTTGGCAAACACATTGTAACACAAACGACGATATCCGATTCCGGTTGCGTTTCTCCTGTTTTTGCAGATACTGTTAATGTGAGGGATGACCCGAATGCGAAGATCATCAGGCCTGATGATAATAAAATTTGCACAAGGACAGAACTGACTTTGAAAGGAGAACCGATCACTACTGGTGGATTCTATCAATATGAATGGTCGCCGGCAGAGCTATTCCTGAACAACAAAAGCATAGAGGTAACAGCTAAACTGTCCAGTTCGGGTTACGTGAAAATGACCGTTACCGATGAATATGGTTGTACAGGATCTGACAGTATTTATGTTGCCGTTAAGCTTTGCTGTAAAGCAATATTACCAAGCGCGTTCTCGCCAAACAACGATGGCAGGAACGACAAGTTTGGTATCATCTCCAGCGGTAACTACAGGATCTCAGCCTTCAGGATCGTGAACAGGTACGGACGCGAAGTGTTCAGTACTAAGAACCAGCACGATCGTTGGGACGGAACCGTGAACGGCGAGCCGCAGGGCATTGGCACCTATTACTACTACATCAAATATTCATGCGAAGATGATGATGCAGACAATGAAGTAGAAGAAAGAGGTGATGTCACCCTGATCAGGTAA
- a CDS encoding RecX family transcriptional regulator, with translation MTHYCRYQERSHKEVKNKLYELGCTTDEVEEYIIKVIEAGFLNEERYARAVARGKFRMKQWGRNKIVQQLKQQQVSEYCIKKALTEIDEHEYLATIKKLAEKKLNEIRSEKNIFIRKQKIYRYLAQKGYESSLINEAVNEILKH, from the coding sequence ATTACACATTACTGCCGTTACCAGGAGCGCTCGCACAAAGAAGTGAAGAACAAACTGTACGAACTGGGTTGTACTACGGATGAGGTAGAGGAGTATATCATCAAAGTAATAGAGGCGGGTTTCCTGAACGAAGAGCGTTACGCCCGGGCTGTTGCACGTGGAAAATTCAGGATGAAACAATGGGGCCGCAACAAAATAGTACAACAGTTGAAGCAACAACAGGTTTCAGAATATTGCATAAAGAAAGCCCTGACCGAAATAGATGAGCATGAATACCTGGCTACTATAAAAAAGCTGGCGGAGAAAAAACTTAACGAGATAAGGTCGGAGAAAAACATATTCATCCGCAAGCAGAAAATATACCGTTACCTGGCCCAAAAGGGATATGAGAGCTCACTCATCAATGAGGCCGTTAACGAAATATTAAAACATTAA
- the mnmG gene encoding tRNA uridine-5-carboxymethylaminomethyl(34) synthesis enzyme MnmG, whose protein sequence is MFPEYDVIVVGAGHAGCEAAAAAANMGSKVLLVTMNMQTIAQMSCNPAMGGIAKGQIVREIDALGGYSGIVSDKSMIQFRMLNRSKGPGMWSPRTQNDRMLFATLWREMLEQTPNLDFWQDMVKGLIVSRGTVKGVVTGMGQEIYGKTVVLTNGTFLNGVIHVGEKQFGGGRMGEKGATGITEQLVEIGFESARLKTGTPPRVDGRSLDYSKMEVQHGDEEIVGFSYLPVDRIKPEQQRTCWITYTNQEVHDILKTGFEKSPMYQGRIKGSGPRYCPSIEDKISRFAERERHQLFVEPEGWNTVEIYVNGFSTSLPEEVQYNALRTVPGFENCKFFRPGYAIEYDYFPPTQLHFTLETKLVQNLYFAGQINGTTGYEEAACQGLMAGINAHRKAQEQEPVVLKRSDAYIGVLIDDLINKGTDEPYRMFTSRAEFRTILRQDNADMRLTPLGHEIGLASDERLERVNHKKEQVERIKKLLADFPIEPEAANAYLEKIGSSTINERTRALKMLLRPGIGLKEMMTEIPGLAEAIGDANVLELEQAEIQAKYDVYIEKEKELVKKMSTLEDMIIPASFNYDKLTALSTEARQKLDKIRPGTLGQASRISGVNPSDVQILMVYMGR, encoded by the coding sequence ATGTTTCCGGAGTATGATGTAATAGTGGTAGGTGCCGGGCATGCAGGCTGTGAAGCCGCTGCCGCTGCTGCCAATATGGGTTCTAAGGTGCTGTTGGTCACCATGAACATGCAGACCATCGCACAGATGAGCTGTAACCCCGCTATGGGTGGCATTGCCAAAGGCCAGATAGTGCGGGAGATAGATGCATTGGGGGGCTACAGCGGTATAGTGAGTGATAAGAGCATGATACAATTCCGTATGCTGAACCGCTCAAAAGGCCCGGGTATGTGGAGCCCCCGTACACAGAACGACCGTATGCTGTTTGCTACTTTGTGGCGGGAGATGCTCGAGCAGACACCGAACCTGGACTTTTGGCAGGATATGGTGAAAGGGCTCATCGTTTCACGTGGAACGGTGAAAGGAGTGGTGACCGGAATGGGGCAGGAGATATATGGCAAGACCGTGGTACTGACCAACGGAACTTTCCTGAATGGTGTGATACACGTGGGCGAGAAACAATTTGGCGGCGGCCGTATGGGCGAGAAGGGAGCAACCGGTATTACAGAGCAGTTGGTAGAAATAGGTTTTGAAAGCGCCCGCCTGAAAACAGGAACCCCGCCAAGGGTAGACGGCAGAAGCCTGGACTATTCGAAAATGGAAGTGCAACACGGAGACGAGGAAATAGTCGGGTTTTCTTATTTACCGGTAGACAGGATAAAACCCGAACAGCAGCGTACCTGCTGGATAACTTATACCAACCAGGAAGTACACGATATTTTAAAGACCGGGTTCGAGAAATCGCCCATGTACCAGGGCAGGATAAAAGGAAGTGGCCCCAGGTATTGCCCGAGTATAGAAGATAAGATCAGCCGTTTTGCGGAAAGAGAGAGGCACCAGCTTTTTGTAGAGCCGGAAGGGTGGAACACGGTGGAGATATATGTAAACGGTTTCAGCACCTCGCTGCCGGAAGAGGTGCAGTATAATGCACTAAGGACGGTACCGGGTTTTGAGAACTGTAAGTTTTTCCGCCCGGGTTATGCCATTGAGTACGATTATTTTCCGCCGACACAACTGCATTTTACACTGGAGACCAAGCTGGTGCAGAACCTGTACTTTGCGGGGCAGATAAACGGGACGACCGGTTATGAAGAGGCGGCATGCCAGGGGCTGATGGCCGGTATCAATGCACACAGGAAAGCGCAGGAGCAGGAACCCGTTGTACTGAAAAGAAGTGACGCTTACATTGGTGTGCTGATAGACGACCTGATCAACAAAGGAACGGATGAACCTTACCGCATGTTCACCAGCCGTGCCGAGTTCAGAACGATACTGAGGCAGGACAACGCCGATATGCGACTAACGCCATTGGGTCACGAGATAGGATTGGCATCGGATGAAAGGCTGGAGCGTGTGAACCATAAAAAAGAACAGGTAGAAAGGATCAAAAAGCTATTGGCAGATTTCCCGATAGAGCCCGAAGCGGCAAATGCATACCTGGAAAAAATTGGCTCATCGACCATAAACGAAAGAACACGCGCACTGAAAATGTTGCTGCGCCCCGGCATAGGCCTGAAAGAAATGATGACCGAGATACCGGGACTGGCTGAAGCGATAGGCGATGCTAATGTGTTGGAACTGGAGCAGGCAGAGATACAGGCCAAGTATGATGTGTATATCGAGAAGGAAAAAGAGCTGGTGAAAAAAATGTCTACACTGGAGGATATGATCATACCCGCATCGTTCAATTATGATAAGCTGACCGCACTATCTACCGAAGCACGCCAGAAGCTGGACAAAATAAGGCCGGGTACACTGGGCCAGGCCAGCCGCATAAGCGGAGTGAACCCCAGCGATGTGCAGATACTGATGGTGTACATGGGGAGATAA
- the typA gene encoding translational GTPase TypA, with protein sequence MMNIRNIAIIAHVDHGKTTLVDKILHTTKVFRDNQETGELIMDSNDQEKERGITIFSKNASVTYKDVKINVIDTPGHADFGGEVERVLKMADGVILLVDAFEGPMPQTRFVLQKALQLNLLPIVVINKVDKPNCRPDEVHDAVFELFFQLDATEEQLDFTTLYGSSKQGWFNTSLEPTEGIETLLDTILEKVPEPKVTEGNLQMQITSLDYSSFLGRIAIGKVTRGTLKEGMNVNLCKTDGTFVRSKVKELYVFEGMGKKRVEEVQAGDLCAVVGIEGFQIGETIADFENPEALEVISIDEPTMNMQFSINNSPFFGKEGKFVTSRHIRDRLMKELEKNLALRVMDTDDADKFLVYGRGIMHLSVLVETMRREGYELTVGQPQVIVKEIDGKKSEPYEILVVDVPSEYSGKVIDLVTQRKGEMLIMESKGEMQHLEFEIPSRGMIGLRSQMLTNTAGEAVMAHRFNEYKPWKGPIPGRNNGVLISKGTGTTTGYSIDKLQDRGSFFVDPGEEVYAGMIIAEHIKPGDLNVNAIEGKKLTNHRASGSDDATRIAPKIVMSLEECMEYIQQDECIEVTPKNIRLRKIQLNEEDRKKYEKMMKAEA encoded by the coding sequence ATTATGAATATACGTAATATAGCGATCATCGCACACGTTGACCACGGTAAAACCACCCTGGTAGATAAGATCTTACACACCACAAAAGTTTTCCGCGACAACCAGGAAACAGGTGAGCTGATCATGGACAGCAACGACCAGGAAAAAGAAAGGGGTATCACCATCTTTAGTAAAAACGCTTCTGTTACTTACAAAGACGTTAAGATAAACGTGATAGATACTCCGGGCCACGCCGATTTTGGTGGTGAGGTAGAGCGCGTACTGAAAATGGCTGATGGTGTGATATTGTTGGTGGATGCTTTTGAAGGGCCGATGCCGCAAACGCGTTTCGTACTGCAGAAGGCGTTGCAACTGAACCTGCTGCCTATCGTTGTTATCAACAAGGTAGACAAGCCTAACTGCCGTCCTGACGAGGTGCACGATGCTGTATTCGAATTATTCTTCCAACTGGATGCTACAGAAGAGCAGTTGGATTTCACTACCCTGTATGGTTCTTCAAAGCAAGGCTGGTTCAACACCTCTCTGGAACCAACAGAAGGTATTGAGACTCTGCTGGATACGATACTGGAAAAAGTACCTGAGCCGAAGGTAACTGAAGGTAATTTGCAGATGCAGATCACCTCGCTGGACTACTCAAGCTTCCTGGGCCGTATAGCTATAGGAAAAGTAACACGTGGAACGCTGAAAGAAGGTATGAATGTGAACCTGTGCAAAACAGACGGCACATTTGTACGGAGCAAAGTAAAAGAGCTGTACGTATTTGAGGGTATGGGCAAGAAGCGCGTGGAAGAAGTACAGGCCGGTGACCTTTGTGCAGTAGTAGGTATCGAAGGTTTCCAGATAGGAGAGACAATAGCTGATTTTGAGAATCCTGAAGCACTGGAGGTTATCTCTATTGATGAGCCTACCATGAACATGCAGTTCAGCATCAACAACTCACCCTTCTTTGGTAAAGAAGGTAAGTTTGTTACCAGCCGCCACATCAGGGACAGGCTGATGAAAGAACTGGAAAAGAACCTGGCATTGAGGGTAATGGATACGGACGATGCGGATAAATTCCTGGTTTATGGCCGTGGTATCATGCACCTGAGTGTACTGGTAGAAACTATGCGCCGCGAGGGCTATGAACTGACAGTAGGACAACCACAGGTAATTGTAAAAGAAATAGACGGTAAAAAATCTGAACCATACGAGATACTGGTAGTAGATGTGCCGAGCGAATACAGCGGTAAGGTGATAGACCTGGTAACGCAGCGCAAAGGCGAAATGCTGATCATGGAGAGCAAAGGCGAAATGCAGCACCTGGAGTTTGAGATCCCATCTCGTGGTATGATAGGCCTGCGTTCGCAGATGCTGACCAACACTGCAGGTGAAGCTGTAATGGCGCACCGTTTTAACGAATACAAGCCATGGAAAGGCCCGATACCCGGACGTAACAACGGTGTGTTGATATCAAAAGGTACAGGTACTACTACAGGTTATTCAATAGACAAGTTGCAGGACAGGGGTTCTTTCTTCGTAGATCCGGGTGAAGAAGTATATGCAGGTATGATCATCGCCGAGCACATCAAGCCGGGCGACCTGAACGTGAACGCGATAGAAGGTAAGAAACTGACCAACCACCGTGCCAGCGGTAGTGATGACGCTACACGCATCGCACCTAAGATCGTGATGTCATTGGAAGAATGTATGGAGTACATTCAGCAGGACGAGTGCATCGAGGTAACGCCAAAGAACATCAGGCTGAGGAAAATACAGCTGAACGAAGAAGACCGCAAGAAGTACGAAAAAATGATGAAGGCAGAAGCCTAA